A window from Desulfuromonas sp. encodes these proteins:
- a CDS encoding AtpZ/AtpI family protein → MADDKRQLFRSLGFLSSVGTSMVAATLIGLAMGYYLDKWLGTSPWLTLVFLGFGIVSGFRNIYILTNREMKRQQEENSEDVDGSG, encoded by the coding sequence ATGGCCGACGATAAGCGCCAACTCTTCAGGTCGCTGGGCTTTTTGTCCAGCGTCGGAACCTCCATGGTGGCCGCGACCCTTATCGGCCTGGCCATGGGGTACTATCTGGACAAGTGGTTGGGAACATCGCCCTGGTTGACCCTGGTCTTCCTCGGGTTCGGCATCGTTTCCGGGTTCCGCAACATCTACATCCTGACCAACCGGGAAATGAAGCGGCAGCAGGAAGAAAACAGCGAAGACGTTGACGGATCAGGGTGA
- a CDS encoding ATP synthase subunit I: MTDQGEQLLGEIARRNWIILALLVLASLPWRAAPVSLGVFGGGLLAIVGYRWMQRSLTQALAAPSPASAKGFQVSYFIRLGTLGAALFLLITRGGVSPIALAVGLAVVPLNIFWTTIKRTTKRGGGSKP; encoded by the coding sequence TTGACGGATCAGGGTGAGCAACTGCTGGGGGAGATCGCCCGGCGCAACTGGATCATCCTGGCCCTTCTGGTCCTGGCGAGCCTGCCCTGGAGGGCGGCGCCCGTCAGCCTGGGAGTGTTCGGCGGAGGCCTGCTGGCCATAGTCGGTTACCGCTGGATGCAGCGCTCTCTCACCCAGGCGCTCGCCGCTCCCTCGCCGGCGTCGGCCAAGGGGTTCCAGGTCAGCTACTTCATACGACTCGGCACTCTCGGCGCCGCCCTGTTTCTCCTCATCACCCGGGGCGGGGTGAGCCCCATCGCACTGGCCGTAGGGCTCGCGGTTGTACCACTCAATATCTTTTGGACGACCATAAAGCGAACGACAAAACGCGGAGGCGGTAGCAAACCATGA
- the atpB gene encoding F0F1 ATP synthase subunit A: MTHPFLILEWLAHKLHLDALITNPESLKAVIYTWLVMAIIIPIAFLAARAPKIAPAGMQNFMEIVVGGVENLIDETMGPKGKAYFPLIATFALFILVSNLIGLIPGLYPPTANLNTNVALALTVFAMTHIVGIKEHGVKYLKHFMGPILALAPLIFIIEIIGHLARPLSLSLRLFGNMFGHEIVLMIFLLLVPFLLPVPMMLMGVLIAFIQTFVFSLLAMIYIAGAIEEAH, translated from the coding sequence ATGACTCATCCATTTCTTATTCTCGAGTGGCTGGCACACAAACTCCACCTCGATGCGCTGATCACCAACCCGGAAAGCCTTAAAGCGGTCATCTACACCTGGTTGGTCATGGCGATCATCATCCCCATCGCCTTCCTCGCGGCGCGTGCTCCCAAGATCGCCCCCGCGGGCATGCAGAACTTCATGGAAATCGTCGTCGGCGGCGTCGAGAACCTCATCGACGAAACGATGGGACCCAAGGGCAAGGCCTACTTCCCCCTCATCGCCACCTTCGCCCTGTTCATCCTGGTGTCCAACCTCATCGGTCTCATCCCGGGCCTCTACCCGCCGACCGCCAACCTCAACACCAACGTCGCGCTGGCGCTGACCGTCTTCGCCATGACCCACATCGTCGGGATCAAAGAGCACGGCGTCAAATACCTCAAGCACTTCATGGGACCGATCCTGGCGCTGGCTCCGCTGATCTTCATCATCGAGATCATCGGCCACCTGGCCCGGCCCCTCTCCCTGTCGCTGCGTCTTTTCGGCAACATGTTCGGCCACGAGATCGTCCTCATGATCTTCCTGCTGCTGGTCCCTTTCCTGCTGCCGGTCCCCATGATGCTCATGGGGGTGCTGATCGCCTTCATCCAGACCTTCGTCTTTTCCCTGCTGGCCATGATCTACATCGCCGGCGCCATCGAAGAGGCTCACTAA
- the atpE gene encoding ATP synthase F0 subunit C encodes MEFFAWCMVAAGIGMGLGSLGTGIGQGMAIRSACEGVARNPGASGKILTTMMIGLAMIESLAIYVFVVAMIILFANPFADKIFEMVAH; translated from the coding sequence ATGGAATTTTTTGCTTGGTGTATGGTTGCTGCCGGTATCGGCATGGGTCTCGGTTCCCTCGGAACCGGCATCGGCCAGGGTATGGCCATCCGCAGCGCTTGTGAAGGCGTTGCCCGCAATCCCGGCGCAAGCGGCAAGATCCTGACCACCATGATGATCGGTCTGGCGATGATCGAGTCCCTCGCCATCTACGTCTTCGTTGTGGCCATGATCATCCTCTTCGCCAACCCCTTCGCTGACAAGATCTTCGAAATGGTCGCTCACTAG
- a CDS encoding tetratricopeptide repeat protein, producing MSGTTSDYVKMAAEVDRLDEEGRRDEAVSLAREVAEQARNADDEGFALFFSGESLCLEGNLEGGETLIRQAAAALPGETLVLVNHAIVLSLLGKTRRAVQILNRSLELKPDDLVALGQKGVCLAKLGYGRESLEAFDRILALDPDNLHALRNRGVALSRLGREKEAMACFDKALAADPADPHAQSEKKILEEEMRLKGTPLGWMVIWARKKVAPAFKRAANPLG from the coding sequence ATGTCCGGTACAACTTCTGATTACGTGAAAATGGCCGCCGAGGTCGACCGCCTCGACGAGGAGGGACGCCGCGACGAGGCCGTCAGCCTGGCGAGGGAGGTGGCGGAACAAGCCAGAAACGCCGACGACGAAGGCTTCGCCCTCTTCTTCTCCGGGGAGTCCCTGTGCCTGGAGGGAAACCTCGAAGGAGGGGAGACCCTGATAAGGCAGGCCGCCGCGGCTCTGCCGGGGGAGACCCTGGTGCTGGTCAACCACGCCATCGTCCTCTCCCTGCTCGGCAAAACGCGCCGGGCGGTGCAGATCCTGAACCGGTCCCTGGAGCTGAAGCCGGACGACCTGGTCGCCCTCGGGCAGAAAGGGGTCTGCCTGGCCAAGCTCGGCTACGGCCGGGAGTCGCTTGAGGCCTTCGACCGGATTCTCGCCCTCGACCCGGACAACCTCCACGCCCTGCGCAACCGGGGGGTAGCCCTCTCCCGCCTCGGCCGCGAAAAGGAGGCCATGGCCTGCTTCGACAAGGCCCTCGCCGCAGACCCCGCCGACCCCCACGCCCAGTCGGAGAAGAAGATCCTCGAGGAGGAGATGCGCCTCAAGGGAACCCCGCTGGGGTGGATGGTGATCTGGGCCAGGAAAAAAGTCGCGCCTGCTTTTAAGCGTGCGGCGAACCCCCTCGGCTAG
- a CDS encoding PAS domain S-box protein gives MTILDHEKLKTGRGEILIVDDTPANLQLLTEILAEQGYAVRAASSGRLALRSVAAKAPHLILLDVKMPQMDGFEVCRRLKAEERSREIPVIFISALDETVDKVKGFEAGGVDYISKPFQPEEVLARIGVQLRIRQLTDKLQEANETLEFRVEERTAELAKANAELEAEIAERLKTQQALEESEKLFRSFFKASAAGMAIIAPDGRFLEVNQAQCDYLGYARDEMIGRTVEAVTHPDDREATHQLYLGLQAGERSDIVYEKRYLRKDGTLVWGHASVAPVFDTAGRLDYYVALVQNISRRKQAEEAVSESERRRAILMANLPGMVYRCRNDRDWTMEFVSEGCRALTGYAPEDLLESTGRSYNDLIHPDDREWLWQYVQSSVKEEQPFELEYRIRTAGEEERWVWERGRGVFGQGGELLALEGFITDVTERKEAKEALQQSEERLSLALQVSNEGVWDWSLATDEVYFSPRYFTMLGYAPAEFPPSFKTFARLLHPDDREGTVARARVLVEKGENFHMEFRMVARDGRSVHVLSRGEAVAFDAAGRPTRLVGTHMDITERKEAEEALRYREAFESLIAEVSTRFVELPPAEAGAGIDFALRKLGAFVGVDRCCVIESSSDDSAWSETHAWCAPGIPAMRNHRQGTDVGKVPWGTARIRNRQFVHVPRVADLPPAAAKEKARWQAQGIKSVLCVPIYFAAEVVGVLTLETVREEKNWSEQDLTLHRTVGEIFGSALIRQRAEQERERLLHDMGERIKEFRGLYGMSQLLRRDEPLETLFREAVTLIPPSWHYPEITRAQLRFDDREYVSSPFDATPWMQSAEIVVQGQCRGTLKVYYLEERPTLDEGPFLQEERQLLDTLARNLGETIERKCAQEALRESEERFRSIFVSTTTPMAILSPSGDVQQVNPACCRFFGYSEEEFCRLNVKDVTHPDDRPRTVALYHEVSIGQRGGLDYEKRYLCKDGTIRWGHTTMAPVTDEQGQVSYFVALTQDVTDRKQAEEALLSAHRRLEDIIEFLPDATFVIDGEKKVAAWNRAMEKMTGVGKNEVLGQGDYAYALPFYGTRRPILIDLVGSQNPEFEANYDFVKRRGDTLIAETPLPSLYEGRGGYLWGIAAPLLDQQGHIVGAIESIRDITDRKEAEGALKAVLAEAEEAREKIDAILKSVADGLVVADLSGRVALMNRAAEKQLGMTLGEAFSRPVDTLLPGEGFGAQVAAVLEGGGHPPVLEWELTDQTSAKTRTIQPHTAAVQNREGKTTGTITLLRDVTRERELDRMKNEFISTAAHELRTPLTSVLGYSEVLLNQEEYGITDPALQKEFLDAIHAKGQRLEAIISDLLDLSRIQSGQRISLQRSPCDIVQLLDKIVSQYRQEKDGYPFEVSLPEGAVELWVDAGKIEQVMDNLLGNAVKFSQQNGTIRVTGQVTGDSFLIVVADEGIGMTPEQLERVFDKFYRVDASDTAAGGLGLGMSIAKSIVEAHGGEIRVESEPGQGTKVRVTIPLGKVISNP, from the coding sequence GTGACAATATTGGATCATGAAAAGCTGAAGACGGGGCGCGGCGAAATACTGATCGTCGACGATACGCCGGCCAACCTGCAGCTGCTCACGGAGATTCTCGCGGAGCAGGGGTATGCGGTCCGTGCCGCTTCGAGCGGTCGCCTGGCCTTGAGGTCGGTGGCGGCCAAGGCGCCGCACCTGATCCTGCTCGATGTGAAGATGCCGCAGATGGACGGCTTCGAGGTCTGCCGTCGCCTCAAGGCCGAGGAGCGCAGCCGCGAGATCCCCGTGATCTTCATCAGCGCTCTGGACGAAACGGTCGACAAGGTCAAGGGCTTCGAGGCCGGCGGCGTCGATTACATCAGCAAGCCGTTTCAGCCCGAAGAGGTTCTGGCCCGAATCGGGGTGCAGTTGCGCATTCGCCAGCTTACCGACAAACTCCAGGAGGCCAATGAGACCCTGGAGTTCCGGGTGGAGGAGCGCACGGCGGAACTGGCTAAGGCCAACGCCGAACTGGAGGCGGAAATTGCCGAGCGGCTGAAAACGCAACAGGCCCTGGAGGAGAGCGAAAAACTCTTCCGTTCCTTCTTCAAGGCCTCTGCCGCCGGAATGGCCATCATCGCGCCGGATGGCCGGTTTCTGGAGGTGAACCAGGCCCAGTGCGATTACCTGGGATATGCCAGGGACGAAATGATCGGCAGAACCGTCGAGGCAGTCACCCATCCGGATGACCGCGAGGCGACCCATCAGCTCTACCTGGGCCTGCAGGCCGGGGAGCGCTCCGACATCGTCTATGAAAAACGTTACCTGCGCAAGGACGGAACCCTGGTCTGGGGACATGCTTCCGTCGCCCCGGTCTTCGATACCGCTGGCCGGCTTGACTATTACGTTGCCCTGGTCCAGAACATCTCAAGGCGCAAGCAGGCCGAGGAGGCTGTGAGCGAGAGCGAAAGGCGGCGCGCCATCCTGATGGCCAACCTGCCCGGCATGGTCTACCGCTGCCGCAACGACCGGGACTGGACCATGGAGTTCGTCAGCGAGGGCTGCCGCGCCCTGACGGGGTATGCGCCCGAAGATCTGCTTGAAAGCACAGGACGGTCCTACAACGACCTCATCCATCCTGATGACCGGGAATGGCTCTGGCAGTATGTCCAGTCGTCGGTGAAGGAAGAGCAGCCCTTCGAACTGGAGTACCGTATCCGTACTGCCGGTGAAGAAGAGCGTTGGGTCTGGGAGCGGGGACGGGGGGTCTTCGGGCAGGGCGGGGAACTGTTGGCCCTGGAAGGATTTATCACCGACGTGACCGAGCGCAAGGAGGCCAAAGAGGCGCTGCAGCAGAGCGAGGAGCGCCTCTCCCTGGCGCTGCAGGTCTCCAACGAGGGGGTCTGGGACTGGAGCCTGGCCACGGACGAGGTTTACTTCAGCCCCCGCTACTTCACCATGCTCGGCTACGCCCCGGCGGAGTTCCCCCCGTCCTTCAAGACCTTTGCCCGTCTGCTGCACCCCGATGACAGGGAGGGGACCGTGGCCAGGGCCCGGGTGCTGGTTGAGAAGGGGGAGAACTTCCACATGGAGTTCCGCATGGTCGCCAGGGACGGTCGGTCTGTGCATGTTCTATCCCGCGGGGAAGCGGTGGCGTTTGACGCCGCAGGCAGGCCGACCCGCCTGGTCGGAACCCACATGGACATCACCGAGCGCAAGGAGGCCGAGGAGGCGCTGCGCTACCGTGAGGCTTTCGAGTCCCTGATCGCCGAGGTCTCCACACGCTTCGTCGAGCTGCCCCCTGCCGAAGCCGGTGCGGGCATCGACTTCGCCCTGCGGAAACTTGGCGCGTTCGTCGGGGTGGATCGCTGCTGTGTCATCGAGTCCTCGTCAGATGACTCTGCCTGGAGCGAAACCCATGCCTGGTGTGCCCCCGGGATTCCCGCCATGAGGAATCATCGTCAGGGGACTGACGTAGGGAAGGTGCCTTGGGGAACAGCCAGGATAAGGAATCGGCAGTTCGTTCATGTGCCTCGAGTGGCGGACCTGCCGCCGGCGGCGGCGAAGGAAAAGGCCCGCTGGCAGGCCCAGGGGATCAAGTCGGTTCTTTGCGTACCGATTTACTTCGCCGCCGAGGTGGTCGGCGTTCTGACCCTCGAAACGGTGCGAGAAGAAAAAAACTGGAGCGAACAGGATCTGACTCTGCACCGGACGGTCGGCGAGATCTTCGGCAGCGCCCTGATCCGGCAGCGGGCCGAACAAGAGCGGGAGCGGCTCCTGCACGATATGGGCGAGCGCATCAAGGAGTTCCGCGGTCTCTACGGGATGAGTCAGCTGCTGCGCAGGGACGAGCCGCTGGAGACGCTCTTTCGCGAGGCCGTGACCCTCATCCCTCCGAGCTGGCACTATCCCGAGATTACCCGGGCCCAGTTGCGTTTTGACGATCGTGAGTACGTCTCCTCGCCCTTCGATGCGACGCCGTGGATGCAGAGTGCAGAGATCGTCGTCCAGGGCCAATGCCGCGGCACGCTGAAAGTCTATTATCTGGAAGAGCGCCCGACACTGGACGAGGGGCCCTTCCTTCAGGAGGAGCGCCAACTGCTCGACACCCTGGCCCGAAACCTGGGTGAAACCATTGAACGAAAGTGTGCTCAAGAAGCCCTGCGGGAGAGCGAGGAGCGCTTCCGTTCTATTTTTGTTTCTACCACCACCCCCATGGCGATCCTGTCGCCGAGCGGGGACGTTCAGCAGGTCAACCCGGCCTGCTGCAGGTTTTTCGGCTATAGCGAAGAGGAGTTCTGCCGGCTCAACGTCAAGGATGTGACCCATCCCGACGATCGCCCCAGGACCGTCGCCCTCTACCACGAGGTTTCGATCGGCCAGCGAGGGGGCCTCGACTACGAGAAGCGCTATCTGTGCAAGGACGGCACCATCCGCTGGGGCCACACCACCATGGCGCCGGTGACCGACGAGCAGGGACAGGTCTCCTACTTTGTGGCCCTGACCCAGGATGTCACCGATCGCAAGCAGGCCGAGGAGGCCCTTCTGTCCGCTCATCGGCGCCTCGAGGACATTATCGAATTCCTTCCCGACGCCACCTTCGTCATCGACGGGGAGAAGAAGGTGGCGGCCTGGAACCGGGCCATGGAGAAGATGACCGGGGTCGGCAAAAATGAGGTCCTCGGCCAGGGGGATTACGCCTACGCCCTTCCTTTTTACGGGACGCGCCGGCCGATTCTGATCGACCTGGTCGGCAGCCAGAACCCGGAGTTCGAGGCAAATTACGACTTTGTGAAAAGACGGGGAGACACCCTGATCGCCGAAACCCCCCTCCCGTCCCTTTACGAAGGGCGGGGCGGCTATCTCTGGGGGATCGCCGCGCCCCTCCTCGACCAGCAGGGGCATATCGTCGGCGCCATCGAGTCAATCCGCGACATCACCGACCGCAAGGAGGCCGAGGGGGCGCTCAAGGCCGTCTTGGCCGAAGCCGAGGAGGCCCGGGAGAAGATCGACGCCATTCTCAAGTCGGTGGCCGACGGCCTGGTTGTGGCCGACTTGAGCGGACGGGTGGCCCTGATGAACCGGGCGGCGGAAAAACAACTGGGGATGACCCTCGGAGAAGCCTTTTCCCGGCCCGTCGATACCCTGCTGCCCGGCGAGGGGTTCGGCGCGCAGGTCGCGGCGGTTCTGGAAGGGGGGGGCCATCCGCCCGTCCTTGAGTGGGAACTCACCGACCAGACCTCGGCGAAGACCCGGACGATTCAGCCCCACACCGCAGCAGTCCAGAACAGGGAGGGAAAAACCACCGGCACCATCACCCTGCTGCGCGACGTAACCCGGGAAAGAGAGCTCGACCGCATGAAGAACGAGTTCATCTCCACCGCCGCTCACGAACTGCGCACCCCCCTGACCTCGGTGCTGGGGTACTCCGAGGTATTGCTCAACCAGGAGGAGTACGGGATCACCGATCCGGCCCTGCAGAAGGAGTTCCTGGACGCTATCCATGCAAAGGGGCAGAGGCTCGAGGCGATTATCTCCGACCTGCTCGACTTGAGCCGAATTCAGTCGGGCCAGAGGATCTCCCTGCAAAGATCGCCCTGCGATATCGTCCAGCTGCTTGACAAGATCGTTTCACAATATCGGCAGGAAAAGGACGGGTACCCCTTCGAGGTGAGTCTTCCCGAAGGGGCGGTCGAACTCTGGGTCGATGCTGGAAAAATCGAACAGGTGATGGATAATCTTCTGGGCAATGCGGTCAAGTTCTCGCAACAGAACGGCACCATCAGAGTGACCGGGCAGGTGACAGGGGACTCTTTTCTCATCGTCGTCGCGGACGAGGGGATCGGCATGACCCCGGAGCAGCTTGAACGGGTTTTCGACAAGTTCTACCGGGTCGACGCCTCGGACACCGCCGCCGGAGGGCTCGGCCTGGGAATGTCCATCGCCAAAAGCATCGTCGAGGCCCACGGGGGGGAGATCCGGGTGGAGAGCGAACCGGGGCAGGGGACAAAAGTCAGGGTTACCATTCCCCTGGGAAAAGTGATTTCCAATCCATAA